In Drosophila pseudoobscura strain MV-25-SWS-2005 chromosome 4, UCI_Dpse_MV25, whole genome shotgun sequence, the following proteins share a genomic window:
- the lmgA gene encoding anaphase-promoting complex subunit 11 — protein MKVTIKSWTGVATWRWIANDENCGICRMSFESTCPECALPGDDCPLVWGVCSHCFHMHCIVKWLNLQPLNKQCPMCRQSWKFNIH, from the coding sequence ATGAAAGTAACAATCAAGTCATGGACGGGAGTTGCAACTTGGCGTTGGATAGCGAATGATGAGAATTGCGGTATTTGTCGCATGTCCTTCGAGAGCACTTGCCCAGAGTGTGCGCTGCCCGGTGACGATTGCCCCCTGGTGTGGGGTGTCTGCTCCCATTGTTTCCACATGCATTGCATTGTCAAGTGGCTCAACTTGCAACCATTGAACAAACAGTGTCCCATGTGCCGCCAAAGTTGGAAATTCAATATACACTAA